From Pseudochaenichthys georgianus chromosome 11, fPseGeo1.2, whole genome shotgun sequence, a single genomic window includes:
- the aard gene encoding alanine and arginine-rich domain-containing protein: protein MDRDSHSEDTLSTMVLENIKNKLIHAFRATGESRVNSQDSGSTVRPVSIGRSYQANEELRRAQIDGAITWLRSELLEMRSQDLQLAQTLLGLNTEIQRLRRESFGGVEVEGEDQQ from the exons ATGGACCGAGACAGTCACAGCGAGGATACCTTGTCCACCATGGTTCTGGAGAACATCAAAAACAAACTGATTCATGCCTTCAGGGCAACAGGAGAGTCCAGAGTAAACTCTCAAGACTCTGGATCCACTGTCAGACCCGTAAGCATCGGCAGGAGTTACCAAGCCAACGAAGAGCTGCGGAGGGCGCAGATAGATGGAGCGATAACCTGGCTGAGGTCTGAACTG CTGGAGATGCGCTCACAGGACCTCCAGCTGGCTCAGACACTACTGGGGCTCAACACAGAGATCCAAAGACTGCGGAGGGAGAGTTTTGGAGGTGTGGAAGTAGAGGGGGAGGATCAGCAGTAA